A genomic region of Trichomycterus rosablanca isolate fTriRos1 unplaced genomic scaffold, fTriRos1.hap1 scaffold_332, whole genome shotgun sequence contains the following coding sequences:
- the LOC134307760 gene encoding uncharacterized protein LOC134307760 produces the protein MQINAEESGSSRYGSSFSLTDRSLSQTNDQLQVVTSLHTISHPIVTGVPCSEKKTSDSESKNADLGCVSPAEELGSRSLQTCEPTVVQEKDKLLPTEDLQEVQFKNTPQISDVPRSEKNFYDGHQNKCFGTSLHAVVDEPMKNKGLQDLKIKARSGSDVPKHPYVLHGDQNKCYGTSLHAVVDKPMQNEGLLELQCKERCGSDVLNHPDVFDILQDQNEHYVTSHPAAAGDLMQNGGLQDLQFKERNGSDVLKHPDVLDGDQNENYATSPHAVVDEPMENEGLQDLKIKERNGSDVPKHPYVLDGEQNEHYGTPLPAVANNLMQNEGLQDLQFKERRGSDVIKHPDVLDGDQNEHYDTSPHAVVDEPMQNKGLQKLQCKERNGSDVIKHPDVLDSHQDQNENYCTSLPAVADDPIKNEGLQDLQFKERKVDILNHPDVLVDNQNKHYGTPLPAVVDKPMQNKEQKDIQFKGRSASGVPNNPDVLNIYQGQSKCYGTSLPAVADNLLQIKGLQDLQFKERNGSDVLKHPDVLDGDQNENYATSQHAVVDEPMENEGLQEFQCKERSASDVIKHPDVLDVDQCYGTSLPAVVDKPMQNEGLQDLKIKQRNGSDVPNHPDVLDGEQNEHDGTSLPAVVDELMQTEGLQGLQFKERNNFDVPNLPDNHDYDQNMRHCTSLPALADFLMQNKGLLDLKLQARSGSDVPNHPDVLDVDQNKHYGTSLPAVAGGPMQNQGLQDPNLNERSASDVPNHPHVLDGHQGQNKHYGTPLPAVVDELMQNEGLQDLKFKERNSSAILNHPDVLDGQQCQLQPVEESMDVQETVSEPNMQFYKNSLKPLQPDGLFEANHSKT, from the coding sequence ATGCAGATAAATGCAGAAGAGTCAGGCAGCAGTAGATATGGATCGTCATTTAGCTTGACTGACCGCTCACTGTCACAAACTAATGATCAGTTACAGGTTGTGACAAGCCTTCATACCATCAGTCACCCAATAGTCACTGGCGTTCCATGTAGTGAGAAGAAAACTAGCGACAGTGAGTCCAAAAACGCTGATCTGGGCTGTGTATCGCCAGCAGAGGAGCTTGGTTCTCGATCATTACAGACATGTGAACCAACAGTGGTCCAGGAGAAAGATAAACTTCTACCAACAGAGGACCTGCAGGAGGTACAGTTTAAGAATACACCTCAAATATCAGATGTTCCGAGATCTGAGAAAAATTTTTATGATGGTCATCAGAATAAGTGTTTTGGTACCTCTCtacatgcagtagtggacgAGCCAATGAAAAACAAGGGGCTGCAAGATCTTAAGATCAAAGCAAGAAGTGGTTCTGATGTCCCAAAGCATCCATATGTTCTTCATGGTGATCAGAATAAGTGTTACGGTACCTCTCTACATGCAGTAGTGGATAAGCCGATGCAAAATGAGGGGCTGCTAGAACTCCAGTGTAAGGAAAGATGTGGTTCTGATGTCCTAAATCATCCAGATGTTTTTGATATCCTTCAGGACCAGAATGAGCATTATGTTACCTCTCATCCTGCAGCAGCAGGTGACCTGATGCAAAACGGGGGACTGCAAGATCTTCAgttcaaagaaagaaatggttcAGATGTCCTAAagcatccagatgttcttgatgGTGATCAGAATGAGAATTACGCTACCTCTCCACATGCAGTAGTGGACGAGCCAATGGAAAATGAGGGGCTGCAGGATCTTAAgatcaaagaaagaaatggttcTGATGTCCCAAAGCATCCATATGTTCTTGATGGTGAACAGAATGAGCATTACGGTACCCCTCTACCTGCTGTAGCAAACAACCTGATGCAAAACGAGGGACTGCAAGATCTTCAGTTCAAAGAGAGAAGAGGTTCTGATGTCATAAagcatccagatgttcttgatgGTGATCAGAATGAGCATTACGATACCTCTCCACATGCAGTAGTGGACGAGCCAATGCAAAACAAGGGGCTGCAAAAACTTCAgtgtaaagaaagaaatggttcTGATGTCATAAagcatccagatgttcttgacAGTCATCAGGACCAGAATGAGAATTATTGTACCTCTCTACCTGCTGTAGCAGATGACCCAATAAAAAACGAGGGGCTGCAAGATCTtcagtttaaagaaagaaaggtTGATATCTTAaatcatccagatgttcttgTTGATAATCAGAATAAGCATTACGGTACCCCTCTACCTGCTGTAGTGGATAAGCCAATGCAAAACAAGGAACAAAAAGATATTCAGTTCAAAGGAAGAAGTGCTTCTGGTGTCCCAAATAATCCAGATGTTCTTAATATCTATCAGGGCCAGAGTAAGTGTTATGGTACCTCTCTACCTGCTGTAGCAGACAACCTATTGCAAATCAAGGGGCTACAAGATCTTCAgttcaaagaaagaaatggttcAGATGTCCTAAagcatccagatgttcttgatgGTGATCAGAATGAGAATTACGCTACCTCTCAACATGCAGTAGTGGACGAGCCAATGGAAAATGAGGGGCTGCAAGAATTTCAGTGTAAAGAAAGAAGTGCTTCTGATGTCATAAagcatccagatgttcttgatgTTGATCAGTGTTATGGGACCTCTTTACCTGCAGTAGTGGATAAGCCAATGCAAAACGAGGGGCTGCAAGATCTTAAGATCAAACAAAGAAATGGTTCTGATGTCCCAaatcatccagatgttcttgatgGTGAACAGAATGAGCATGACGGTACCTCTCTACCTGCAGTAGTGGATGAGCTAATGCAAACTGAGGGGCTGCAGGGTCTTCAgttcaaagaaagaaataattttgATGTCCCGAATCTTCCAGACAATCATGATTATGATCAGAATATGCGTCACTGTACCTCCCTACCTGCATTAGCAGATTTCCTGATGCAAAACAAGGGACTGCTAGATCTTAAGTTACAAGCAAGAAGTGGTTCTGATGTCCCAaatcatccagatgttcttgatgTTGATCAGAATAAGCATTACGGTACCTCTCTACCTGCAGTAGCAGGTGGCCCAATGCAAAACCAGGGACTGCAAGATCCTAACTTAAATGAAAGAAGTGCTTCTGATGTCCCGAATCATCCACATGTCCTTGATGGCCATCAGGGCCAGAATAAGCATTATGGTACCCCTCTACCTGCTGTAGTGGATGAGCTCATGCAAAATGAGGGGCTGCAAGATCTTAAgttcaaagaaagaaatagtTCTGCTATCTTAaatcatccagatgttcttgatgGCCAGCAGTGCCAGCTACAACCAGTAGAAGAAAGCATGGATGTGCAGGAGACGGTCAGTGAACCAAATATGCAGTTTTACAAAAATTCTTTAAAGCCTCTGCAGCCTGATGGTCTGTTTGAAGCAAATCACAGTAAAACTTAA